Proteins from one Candidatus Methylomirabilota bacterium genomic window:
- a CDS encoding helix-turn-helix domain-containing protein — protein sequence LVEHFLRKFAAAHHKRVPRLTAGALELLVGAEWPGNVRQLENCIEQAVVLSEHDTIDVDVLPLGEPGGKRSTEPARPGLPGGLTLRELEQQYILQTLDSVSGNRTQAARLLGISLRCLQYKLKAYRQGGPEPLGQFDRVSEGHPLGV from the coding sequence GTTGGTGGAGCATTTTCTGCGGAAGTTTGCGGCGGCGCACCACAAGCGGGTGCCACGGCTGACGGCGGGGGCGCTGGAGCTGCTGGTGGGGGCGGAGTGGCCGGGCAACGTGCGGCAGCTGGAGAACTGCATCGAGCAAGCCGTTGTATTAAGTGAGCATGATACGATCGATGTCGATGTGCTGCCCCTGGGAGAGCCAGGGGGCAAGCGGAGTACCGAGCCGGCCCGGCCTGGTCTGCCGGGGGGCCTGACGCTGCGCGAGCTGGAGCAGCAGTACATTCTCCAGACGCTGGACAGCGTGAGCGGCAATCGGACGCAGGCGGCGCGCCTGCTCGGGATCAGCCTCCGCTGCCTGCAGTACAAACTGAAAGCATATCGACAGGGTGGTCCCGAACCTCTCGGCCAGTTCGACCGGGTGTCGGAGGGTCACCCGCTAGGAGTCTGA
- a CDS encoding polysaccharide biosynthesis/export family protein encodes MRRAAWLLSLLIAVVVASPALAQAPPPQQPDKDYIIGPEDILEIQVWGNKDLNQTVFVRPDGRTSLPLVGEIGVAGKSVQQLQDHLTNVYEKTVKGAVVTVIVKEIRSRPVYFIGGFGKPGVMQLTRELTLLQAISIVGGVAPNADAEKGFVLRGDKRIPVDFNRLVQRGDMSQNPKLEPGDSVVVPLADAVYVNGEVKAPGAVKYTGDLTILKALTQVGGMTPLAAGGRVDVLRGNAEKKERIRVDVDKMMRSPDENPDVRLQPNDIIFVPQRLF; translated from the coding sequence ATGAGACGAGCCGCCTGGCTGCTGTCGTTGCTGATCGCAGTAGTGGTCGCATCTCCCGCTCTCGCACAAGCCCCCCCGCCCCAGCAGCCGGACAAGGACTACATCATCGGCCCAGAGGACATTCTCGAGATCCAGGTCTGGGGCAACAAGGATCTCAACCAGACCGTCTTCGTGAGACCCGACGGTCGCACCTCTCTGCCGCTCGTCGGCGAGATCGGCGTGGCGGGCAAGAGTGTTCAGCAACTGCAGGACCATCTCACCAACGTCTACGAGAAGACCGTCAAGGGCGCGGTCGTCACCGTCATCGTGAAGGAGATTCGGAGCCGGCCGGTGTATTTCATCGGAGGCTTCGGCAAGCCCGGAGTCATGCAATTGACTCGGGAGCTCACGCTGCTGCAGGCGATCTCCATCGTGGGCGGCGTGGCGCCGAACGCCGACGCGGAGAAGGGTTTCGTCCTGCGCGGCGACAAGCGCATCCCGGTCGACTTCAACCGCCTCGTCCAGCGGGGTGACATGAGCCAGAATCCCAAGCTCGAGCCCGGGGATTCGGTCGTGGTTCCGCTCGCCGATGCCGTCTACGTCAACGGAGAGGTCAAGGCTCCTGGCGCGGTCAAGTACACGGGAGATTTGACCATTTTGAAAGCCCTGACCCAGGTAGGTGGCATGACTCCCCTGGCTGCCGGCGGCCGCGTGGACGTGCTCCGTGGAAACGCAGAAAAGAAGGAACGCATTCGGGTCGATGTTGATAAGATGATGCGGTCGCCGGATGAGAATCCCGATGTCCGGCTGCAACCGAACGACATCATCTTTGTCCCACAGAGACTCTTCTAG
- a CDS encoding TIGR03013 family XrtA/PEP-CTERM system glycosyltransferase: MLFLGDLAVILGAFYAAELYAPWAGHGSFAARFLEVSAVLVFIFYLGDLYDPRQAMAGRELVARALVCQSLGALILASAGFAVPPLRIGRSAFLGIFLLTTPGLLAWRALFLGAWSRQQMTVRVLVLGTGQVGRLIAELEPTSARPFQIIGFLDDAPGASEMVPDGHLLLGKIQDLDSLVDETRPDIVVVAQIDRRGCFPAQTLLECRLRGIRVEDWPTFYEKATGKILVTAVRPSWLIFSDGFVKTPRTEIIKRLFDVGASLVGILLSLPLMALAAIAIKLESSGPVLYRQPRLGQNGCVFILNKFRSMRQDAEKETGPVWATQQDSRITRVGGFLRRTRLDELPQLFNVLFGHMSFIGPRPERPEFVSELQKQIPYYIERLAVKPGITGWAQVRYRYGSSVEDAVEKLQYDLYYIKNLSLFLDLLIVLNTVQVVLFARGR, encoded by the coding sequence GTGCTATTCCTCGGGGACCTCGCGGTCATCCTCGGCGCGTTCTACGCCGCCGAGTTGTACGCGCCGTGGGCAGGCCATGGCAGCTTTGCGGCTCGCTTCCTGGAAGTGAGCGCGGTCCTCGTCTTCATCTTCTACCTCGGGGACCTGTACGACCCCCGGCAGGCCATGGCGGGCCGTGAGCTGGTGGCCCGCGCCCTGGTGTGCCAGTCACTCGGAGCTTTGATCCTGGCGTCCGCTGGCTTCGCCGTCCCGCCTCTCCGGATCGGGAGATCGGCGTTCCTGGGCATCTTCCTGCTGACGACACCGGGATTGCTGGCCTGGCGGGCCCTTTTCCTCGGCGCCTGGTCACGACAGCAAATGACAGTGCGAGTGCTCGTTCTTGGCACTGGTCAGGTCGGCCGGCTGATCGCGGAGCTCGAGCCCACAAGTGCCCGACCGTTTCAGATCATCGGCTTTCTGGACGATGCTCCGGGGGCCTCGGAGATGGTCCCGGACGGCCACCTCCTCCTAGGCAAGATCCAGGATCTGGACTCCCTGGTTGACGAGACACGGCCGGATATCGTGGTAGTTGCCCAGATCGACCGTCGGGGCTGCTTTCCGGCGCAGACGCTTCTCGAGTGTCGGCTGCGCGGGATCCGCGTCGAGGACTGGCCGACCTTCTACGAGAAGGCCACCGGCAAGATCCTGGTCACCGCGGTGCGGCCGAGCTGGCTCATCTTCTCGGACGGCTTCGTCAAGACGCCGCGCACCGAGATCATCAAGCGGCTCTTCGACGTCGGCGCGTCCCTGGTCGGGATCCTGCTCTCGCTTCCGCTGATGGCCCTTGCCGCCATCGCGATCAAGCTGGAGTCGTCCGGCCCGGTCTTGTATCGCCAGCCTCGTCTTGGCCAGAACGGATGCGTCTTCATTCTGAACAAGTTCCGCTCCATGCGGCAGGATGCCGAGAAAGAGACCGGCCCGGTGTGGGCCACCCAGCAGGACAGCCGGATCACCCGGGTGGGCGGTTTTCTACGGCGCACCCGTCTGGATGAACTGCCCCAGCTCTTCAACGTGCTCTTTGGCCATATGAGCTTCATCGGCCCCCGGCCCGAGCGGCCAGAGTTCGTCAGCGAGCTGCAGAAGCAGATTCCCTACTACATCGAACGGCTCGCCGTGAAGCCCGGAATCACCGGCTGGGCCCAGGTCAGATACCGCTACGGCTCCTCCGTCGAGGACGCCGTCGAGAAGCTTCAGTACGACTTGTATTACATCAAGAACCTCTCGCTGTTTCTCGACCTCTTGATCGTACTCAACACCGTCCAGGTCGTCCTCTTCGCCCGAGGGCGTTAG
- a CDS encoding nucleotide sugar dehydrogenase, with translation MTRQGAHSAVWTTALTEKLENRTARVSVIGLGYVGLSLAMELAKAGFEVRGVDLDLERVSLLNQGQSYLVDVPTEALRPVVASKRLTASVGFADAATSDALIICVPTPLRKSKEPDISFILSAVESLLPHLRPGQLLILESTTYPGTTEEVVQPKLEAHGLVIGRDCFLAFSPERVDPGNKRFTTANIPKVVGGVTPSCTRLAAALYRQVTSSVFEVSSPRVAETAKLLENTFRSVNIALANELAFACRKIGVDPWEVIDAAATKPFGFMPFYPGPGIGGHCIPVDPLYLSWKVRLTGYEAQFIALADQINRAMPEHVVALVGDALNERGRALKGSSVLVLGVTYKPDVNDIRESPALEILEMLERKGASVSYADPFTPQLALGSAKLSAVDATAETIAAADCVVILTNHSSFDYEVIAERATLVVDTRNALKAQRRAGSSSIVTL, from the coding sequence ATGACCAGACAGGGAGCGCATAGCGCCGTGTGGACCACAGCTCTTACCGAGAAGCTAGAGAATCGGACAGCACGTGTCAGTGTCATCGGCCTCGGGTACGTCGGCCTGAGCCTCGCGATGGAACTTGCCAAGGCCGGCTTCGAGGTGCGGGGCGTGGACCTCGACCTCGAACGGGTCAGCCTGCTGAACCAGGGTCAGTCCTACCTGGTCGATGTTCCCACCGAGGCCTTGAGGCCGGTCGTCGCCTCGAAGCGTCTCACCGCGTCGGTCGGCTTTGCGGACGCGGCCACCTCGGACGCGCTCATCATCTGCGTGCCGACTCCGCTGCGGAAGAGCAAGGAGCCGGATATCTCCTTCATCCTGTCCGCGGTGGAGAGCCTCCTGCCTCACCTTCGCCCCGGGCAGCTGCTCATTCTGGAGAGCACGACGTATCCCGGTACCACCGAGGAGGTCGTGCAGCCGAAGCTGGAGGCGCACGGCCTCGTCATCGGTCGCGACTGCTTCCTGGCCTTTTCGCCCGAGCGAGTGGATCCGGGCAACAAGCGGTTCACCACCGCCAATATTCCGAAGGTGGTGGGCGGAGTCACCCCGTCCTGCACGCGTCTCGCCGCGGCTCTCTATCGGCAGGTCACGTCGAGCGTGTTCGAGGTCTCCAGCCCCCGGGTGGCCGAGACCGCCAAGCTGTTGGAGAACACCTTCCGGAGCGTGAACATCGCGCTGGCCAACGAGCTGGCCTTCGCCTGCCGCAAGATCGGCGTGGACCCGTGGGAAGTCATCGACGCGGCGGCCACCAAACCGTTCGGCTTCATGCCCTTCTATCCGGGGCCGGGTATCGGTGGCCATTGCATCCCGGTCGACCCTCTCTACCTCTCCTGGAAGGTTCGGCTGACCGGCTATGAAGCCCAGTTCATCGCCCTGGCCGACCAGATCAACCGCGCCATGCCCGAGCACGTGGTCGCCCTGGTCGGCGATGCCCTGAACGAGCGCGGCCGCGCGCTGAAGGGCTCCTCGGTCCTGGTCCTGGGCGTGACCTACAAGCCCGACGTGAATGACATTCGGGAGTCGCCGGCTCTCGAGATCCTCGAGATGCTGGAGCGAAAGGGCGCCTCGGTCTCGTACGCTGACCCCTTCACTCCCCAGCTCGCCCTCGGGTCGGCGAAACTCTCCGCGGTGGATGCCACGGCGGAGACCATCGCCGCGGCCGACTGTGTCGTCATCCTGACCAATCATTCCAGCTTCGACTACGAGGTCATCGCGGAGCGGGCCACGCTGGTGGTGGACACCCGCAACGCGCTGAAGGCGCAGCGGCGCGCCGGTTCGTCGTCGATCGTGACTCTCTAA
- a CDS encoding NAD-dependent epimerase/dehydratase family protein, translated as MRTVLVTGGAGFIGSHLVDQLLEGGAAVRVLDNLSTGSLTNLRAAADDHERWTGFPNNSRLEVMIGDVRDRELLRTALRGVKYVFHLASLPESSAPVIGPGEIHAVNVDGTLNVLHAALTEGIWRVVIASCATVYGTPITLPISEEAPLSPNTLFAASKVAAETYCRAFYTRHQLDTVVLRLFNVYGPRQRALPVDNPVPGLIESVRQGRPFTDLDDRNAGDFIYVDDVVEALLTAARAPRATGRVINVGSGEMLSIGELQRIAAGLLKTSVVPGFPKQRDSLPVQLCARTTLASELLDFTPRVSVIAGVARLLRSLAEYEEPEPRALAQAVRND; from the coding sequence ATGCGAACCGTTCTCGTGACCGGAGGGGCCGGGTTCATCGGCTCCCATCTCGTCGATCAGCTCCTGGAGGGCGGGGCCGCGGTGCGGGTTCTCGACAACCTCTCCACCGGATCTCTGACCAATCTTCGAGCGGCCGCCGACGACCACGAGCGGTGGACCGGGTTTCCGAACAACAGTCGGCTCGAGGTGATGATCGGAGACGTTCGCGACCGGGAGCTGCTCCGCACCGCGCTTCGAGGCGTCAAGTATGTGTTCCATCTCGCGAGCTTGCCGGAATCTTCCGCGCCGGTCATCGGCCCCGGAGAGATTCACGCGGTGAACGTGGACGGTACGCTCAACGTCCTGCATGCCGCCCTCACCGAGGGCATCTGGCGCGTGGTGATCGCGTCGTGCGCCACCGTCTACGGGACGCCGATCACGCTGCCGATCTCGGAGGAGGCGCCGCTGTCGCCGAACACGCTGTTCGCGGCTTCCAAGGTCGCCGCCGAGACCTACTGCCGTGCCTTCTACACACGCCATCAGCTCGACACGGTGGTGCTGCGCCTCTTCAACGTCTATGGCCCGCGCCAGCGGGCTCTTCCGGTGGACAATCCGGTGCCCGGCCTGATCGAATCGGTCCGGCAGGGCCGCCCCTTCACTGACCTGGACGATCGGAATGCCGGCGACTTCATCTACGTCGACGACGTGGTGGAGGCTCTCCTCACCGCGGCCCGGGCGCCTCGCGCCACCGGGCGGGTGATCAACGTCGGCTCGGGCGAGATGCTTAGCATCGGGGAGCTACAGCGAATCGCCGCCGGCCTCCTGAAGACGTCGGTGGTGCCCGGGTTTCCGAAGCAACGAGACAGCCTGCCGGTCCAGTTGTGCGCGCGGACCACGCTCGCTTCGGAGCTTTTGGATTTCACTCCCCGAGTGTCGGTGATCGCCGGCGTGGCGCGCCTCCTCCGCTCGCTGGCCGAGTACGAGGAGCCGGAGCCGCGGGCTCTCGCGCAGGCGGTCCGCAACGACTAG
- a CDS encoding XrtA system polysaccharide deacetylase has product MINALTFDIEEYFHAEAFARVVDPHDWHTLESRVVSATERILTILSEARTVATFFVLGWVAERHPRLVRDIQGGGHEVACHGYGHQMITRLSRSDFAEDVRRGKAAVEEAAGVSVVGYRAPTFSVVRGTLWSLETLAEAGFRYDSSIFPIVHDRYGIPDSPRFPHRRDAGAGSSIWEFPPSTIGRRGWRLPVAGGGYFRLLPYSVTRRALRHLNEVERQPAMVYLHPWEMDPGQPHLPIGRLAQLRHSLNTSRTERKLRRLLSDFRFRPVRDVLDTSSLPAEGAVS; this is encoded by the coding sequence ATGATCAACGCGCTCACGTTCGACATCGAGGAGTACTTTCACGCAGAGGCCTTCGCTCGCGTGGTGGACCCTCATGACTGGCATACCCTCGAGAGTCGTGTGGTCAGCGCGACCGAGCGCATTCTCACGATACTGTCCGAAGCCCGTACCGTCGCGACCTTCTTCGTGTTGGGATGGGTAGCCGAGCGGCACCCCCGGCTGGTCCGGGACATCCAGGGAGGGGGCCACGAGGTGGCCTGCCACGGTTATGGCCATCAGATGATCACCCGACTCAGCCGGAGCGACTTTGCCGAGGACGTCCGTCGGGGAAAGGCCGCCGTCGAGGAGGCGGCCGGGGTCTCGGTGGTCGGATACCGGGCGCCGACCTTCTCGGTCGTTCGTGGCACCTTGTGGAGCCTCGAGACCCTGGCTGAGGCCGGGTTCCGCTACGACTCGAGCATTTTCCCGATCGTCCACGACCGGTACGGTATCCCGGATTCTCCCCGCTTCCCGCACCGCCGCGACGCCGGCGCCGGGAGCTCCATCTGGGAGTTTCCCCCCTCGACGATCGGACGCCGGGGCTGGCGGCTGCCGGTGGCGGGCGGCGGCTACTTTCGCCTGCTCCCGTATTCGGTGACGCGCCGGGCGCTCCGCCACCTGAACGAGGTGGAGCGGCAGCCCGCGATGGTCTACCTCCATCCATGGGAGATGGATCCGGGCCAGCCTCATCTCCCGATCGGACGGCTCGCCCAGCTGCGGCACTCGCTGAACACGTCACGGACGGAACGCAAGCTCCGCCGCCTGCTGTCGGACTTCCGGTTTCGACCGGTTCGGGATGTGCTCGATACCTCGAGCCTCCCGGCCGAGGGAGCGGTGTCATGA
- the wecB gene encoding UDP-N-acetylglucosamine 2-epimerase (non-hydrolyzing): MRIVAVVGARPNFVKIAPIMAELAEYPYISTTLVHTGQHYDAQMSDAFFANLEIPRPDVNLKVQSTGAITQIAEIMTRIEPVIESTRPDVVVVVGDVNSTVAATLAAVKMGRPVAHVEAGLRSFDRTMPEEVNRVLTDAVSDLLFTTEASADENLAREGVPVGRVHFVGNVMIDTLFRYREHARESDILQRLGLTARGYAVLTLHRPSNVDDEGTLGLLLGAIARIQGEIPIVFPVHPRTRRRLEALAGTLPPMPGLRLAAPMPYLDFVQLMAESRCVLTDSGGIQEETTALGTPCLTLRQNTERPVTVSRGTNRVVGTEPDAIYQSWSDVKVGRWPAGELPELWDGKAASRIVRVLLETAR, from the coding sequence ATGAGGATCGTCGCCGTCGTCGGAGCGCGCCCGAACTTCGTCAAGATCGCGCCCATCATGGCCGAGCTGGCGGAATATCCCTACATCTCGACCACTCTCGTGCACACCGGCCAGCATTACGACGCCCAGATGTCGGACGCGTTCTTCGCCAATCTGGAAATCCCGAGACCGGACGTCAACCTGAAGGTGCAATCGACAGGTGCGATCACCCAGATCGCCGAGATCATGACCCGAATCGAGCCGGTGATCGAGAGCACCCGCCCCGACGTGGTGGTGGTGGTGGGCGACGTCAACTCGACGGTCGCGGCGACGCTCGCCGCGGTCAAGATGGGTCGCCCGGTGGCACACGTCGAGGCCGGTCTCCGCAGCTTCGATCGCACCATGCCGGAAGAGGTGAATCGCGTGCTGACCGACGCGGTGTCCGATCTGCTCTTCACCACCGAGGCCTCGGCCGACGAGAACCTGGCCCGGGAGGGGGTGCCGGTCGGGCGAGTGCACTTCGTCGGGAACGTGATGATCGACACGCTGTTCCGCTACCGTGAGCATGCGCGCGAGTCGGACATCCTCCAGCGCCTGGGCCTGACGGCCCGCGGGTACGCCGTGCTCACCCTGCACCGGCCGAGCAATGTCGACGACGAGGGCACGCTCGGGCTGCTGCTCGGGGCAATCGCCCGCATCCAAGGCGAGATCCCGATCGTCTTCCCGGTCCATCCGAGGACGAGACGGCGCCTTGAGGCGCTCGCCGGCACGCTGCCGCCCATGCCAGGACTTCGGCTGGCCGCCCCGATGCCGTACCTGGATTTCGTGCAACTCATGGCCGAGTCCCGCTGTGTGCTGACCGATTCCGGTGGCATCCAGGAGGAAACGACTGCCCTCGGTACGCCCTGTCTCACGCTCCGACAGAATACCGAGCGTCCGGTCACGGTCAGCCGAGGCACGAACCGCGTCGTGGGGACGGAGCCGGACGCCATCTACCAGAGCTGGTCCGACGTGAAGGTCGGGCGGTGGCCGGCCGGGGAGCTTCCGGAGCTGTGGGATGGCAAGGCGGCGAGCCGAATCGTCCGTGTTCTGCTCGAGACCGCCAGGTAA
- a CDS encoding FemAB family XrtA/PEP-CTERM system-associated protein, with the protein MDIRRLTTETVDWDSFVRSTPGGSPFHLLAWKQAVEAAFSHRPHYLMAVRGGGLEGVLPLFEVRGLLGGRGLVSVPYGVYGGICAATAAARHALVEAARELATRVKADYVELRHRQGQEVDLPTKSLYVTFARPISSRDEDNLNAIPRKQRRMTRQGSKHGLVAEFGLRHLDRFWDVYARSVHALGSPVFPRRLFQSIAREFGKECELLTIWKDGRMVSGVLTLYFDEQVLPYYGGAVEDALPYAVNDFMYWELMCHVAKAGYRTFDFGRSREGTGAYHFKRHWGFEAMPLPYQYILDGGRQMPNLSPSNPKMRLAVDTWKRLPLPLTKVVGPLVTRYLP; encoded by the coding sequence ATGGATATCCGTCGCCTGACGACCGAGACCGTTGACTGGGACAGCTTCGTACGTAGCACCCCTGGGGGCAGCCCGTTCCATCTGCTCGCCTGGAAGCAAGCCGTCGAGGCCGCCTTCTCGCACCGGCCCCACTACTTGATGGCCGTCCGCGGTGGAGGGCTGGAAGGTGTACTCCCGCTGTTCGAGGTGCGCGGGCTCCTGGGCGGCCGGGGCCTGGTGTCGGTTCCGTACGGCGTCTACGGGGGAATCTGCGCGGCGACCGCGGCGGCTCGCCACGCGCTCGTCGAAGCCGCGCGCGAGCTGGCGACCCGGGTGAAGGCCGACTACGTCGAGCTGCGTCACCGGCAGGGCCAGGAAGTGGACCTGCCGACCAAGAGCCTCTACGTGACGTTCGCGCGCCCGATCTCCTCGCGAGATGAGGACAACCTGAACGCGATTCCTCGGAAGCAGCGCCGCATGACGCGTCAGGGCTCCAAGCACGGCCTGGTGGCCGAGTTTGGCTTGCGGCATCTCGATCGGTTCTGGGACGTCTATGCGCGGAGCGTGCATGCGCTCGGATCGCCGGTGTTCCCGCGACGCCTGTTCCAGTCCATCGCGCGAGAGTTCGGCAAGGAGTGTGAGCTGCTCACGATCTGGAAGGACGGCCGGATGGTGTCCGGCGTGCTGACCCTGTACTTCGACGAGCAGGTGCTGCCGTACTACGGCGGCGCGGTCGAAGACGCCCTCCCGTACGCGGTCAACGACTTCATGTACTGGGAGCTCATGTGTCACGTGGCCAAGGCGGGATATCGAACCTTCGACTTCGGCCGCAGCCGTGAGGGTACCGGAGCCTATCATTTCAAGCGGCACTGGGGCTTTGAGGCGATGCCGCTGCCGTACCAGTACATCCTCGATGGCGGTCGACAGATGCCGAACCTGAGTCCGTCCAACCCCAAGATGCGCCTGGCCGTTGACACGTGGAAGCGGCTGCCTTTGCCGCTGACCAAGGTCGTCGGGCCGCTGGTGACCAGATACCTCCCATGA
- a CDS encoding glycosyltransferase — protein MNILMLGRWLPPARQPVRGTREYHFARHLARSHQLTLAFITDNQDVAGAISALRADFGNLEFSVVPRAWRSLSGALSLATGESCTLSYFRSEALRTRLADRLRQTRYDLVIVSSSTMIQYALDIDSSVPLLADFGVVESEWWANQATTGAPGVSRFFRTEAARLRIAEGNAARRATRCVAATPEAAQIVRTLAPAASVVVIRDGVDMDASDTRLRLGRVPTVVLNASARDDANLPETFAFCRAVLPALRSRVPGVRVVVTTRGPGARGPAGVDIEISSPGGDRRLFHSHTVVGAVVGEAPDMQACVLEPMAAGVPVVTTAVACRALDARPGRDLRVADNPDDFISRVAELLEDRPLREELGAQGRRFVQENFSWDLSASRLGQVVDDMVQSSAGPEGPPRSIEAAVEG, from the coding sequence ATGAACATCCTCATGCTCGGCCGTTGGCTTCCGCCTGCCCGGCAGCCGGTCCGGGGAACACGTGAGTATCACTTCGCCCGACACCTGGCTCGCAGCCATCAGCTCACGCTCGCCTTCATCACCGACAACCAGGACGTGGCCGGGGCCATCTCGGCGCTGCGCGCCGATTTCGGGAACCTGGAGTTCTCGGTGGTCCCGCGGGCCTGGCGGTCACTCTCGGGGGCCCTCAGTCTCGCCACCGGTGAGTCGTGCACGTTGTCGTACTTTCGGTCCGAGGCCCTTCGTACTCGGCTGGCCGATCGACTCCGCCAGACCCGCTACGACCTGGTGATCGTGTCGTCCTCCACGATGATCCAGTACGCCCTCGACATCGACTCCAGCGTTCCCCTGCTCGCCGACTTCGGCGTCGTGGAGTCGGAGTGGTGGGCGAATCAGGCGACGACCGGCGCGCCGGGCGTGTCGCGATTCTTCCGCACCGAGGCGGCTCGCCTCCGCATCGCGGAAGGAAACGCGGCCCGGCGCGCCACACGCTGTGTGGCCGCGACGCCCGAGGCCGCGCAGATCGTCCGGACACTCGCGCCGGCCGCGTCGGTCGTCGTGATCCGTGACGGCGTCGACATGGATGCGAGCGACACCCGGTTGCGGCTCGGACGGGTGCCTACCGTCGTGCTGAACGCCTCCGCCCGCGACGACGCCAACCTGCCGGAGACCTTCGCGTTCTGCCGGGCGGTTCTCCCCGCCCTGCGGTCCCGGGTGCCCGGGGTTCGGGTAGTGGTCACCACCAGAGGTCCGGGCGCCCGGGGGCCGGCGGGCGTGGACATCGAGATCAGCTCGCCCGGAGGCGACCGGCGCCTGTTCCACAGCCACACCGTGGTCGGCGCGGTGGTCGGCGAGGCGCCGGACATGCAGGCGTGCGTTCTGGAGCCCATGGCGGCCGGAGTGCCGGTCGTGACCACCGCGGTCGCCTGTCGCGCTCTGGATGCTCGGCCGGGCCGCGACCTCCGGGTCGCGGACAATCCGGACGACTTCATCAGCCGGGTGGCGGAGCTCCTGGAGGACCGTCCCCTTCGGGAGGAACTGGGCGCCCAGGGCCGGCGGTTCGTCCAGGAGAATTTCTCATGGGACCTGAGCGCGAGCCGCCTCGGGCAAGTCGTGGACGACATGGTGCAGAGCAGCGCTGGTCCCGAGGGTCCGCCCCGATCCATCGAGGCTGCAGTCGAGGGCTAG
- a CDS encoding TIGR03087 family PEP-CTERM/XrtA system glycosyltransferase gives MLAHRIPYPPHTGDKTRAFHIARHLSRRHDLTLGFLVDDERDLGGVDALRRLVPDLLFDRLRKPVSLARGVAGLVRGGTVTLPYFYSRGLARQVECRSREEGFDVVYVSSTAMAQYAPADVPLVMDFVDVDSDKWRQYAEHRRAPVSWLYRTEGRRLQSCEGEIARRARVSLLATDVEEQQLRSFASWAHTAVIPNGIDSVYYAPQLEEPSEPAGVIFTGAMDYLPNIDAVQHFCADILPLVRREVPEIVFYIVGLNPSADVRRLGERSGVVVTGAVPDVRPYYARAAVCVAPLRIGRGIQNKVLQGMAMGLPVVASPLAARGVRGEPGLHFEVAEFAADFASHVVRLLQRPETRRELGRAGRACVEAHYTWERNLAGLEVLLARAAGRPEPAGQAAGWPPNEVRAWSSHS, from the coding sequence ATGCTCGCGCACCGTATTCCCTATCCGCCCCATACCGGGGACAAGACACGGGCGTTCCATATCGCGCGCCACCTGTCGAGGCGGCACGATCTCACGCTCGGCTTCCTCGTGGACGACGAACGGGATCTGGGCGGGGTCGATGCGTTGCGACGCCTCGTGCCCGATCTCCTGTTCGACCGACTGCGGAAGCCGGTCAGCCTCGCGCGGGGCGTTGCCGGGCTCGTCCGGGGCGGGACGGTCACGCTGCCGTATTTCTATTCCCGAGGCCTTGCCCGACAGGTCGAGTGTCGCAGCCGTGAGGAGGGGTTCGACGTGGTGTATGTGTCCTCGACCGCGATGGCCCAGTACGCACCGGCCGATGTCCCCCTCGTGATGGATTTCGTGGATGTGGACTCGGACAAGTGGCGTCAGTATGCCGAGCATCGTCGCGCTCCGGTCAGTTGGCTCTATCGGACCGAGGGGCGTCGTCTCCAGTCCTGCGAAGGGGAGATCGCCCGCCGCGCGCGCGTGTCTCTCCTGGCCACGGACGTCGAGGAGCAGCAGCTACGATCGTTCGCCTCGTGGGCGCACACCGCGGTCATTCCGAACGGTATCGACTCGGTGTATTACGCCCCGCAGCTCGAGGAGCCGTCTGAGCCGGCGGGGGTGATCTTCACCGGCGCGATGGACTATCTCCCCAACATCGACGCGGTCCAACATTTTTGCGCCGACATCCTTCCGCTCGTGCGACGCGAGGTTCCCGAGATCGTGTTCTACATCGTCGGGCTCAATCCGTCGGCGGATGTGCGCCGCCTCGGTGAGCGTTCCGGCGTGGTCGTGACGGGAGCGGTGCCCGACGTGCGGCCGTACTACGCGCGCGCCGCCGTCTGCGTGGCTCCGCTCCGGATCGGCCGTGGGATTCAGAACAAGGTGCTGCAGGGCATGGCCATGGGCCTTCCGGTGGTGGCAAGCCCGTTAGCGGCCCGGGGCGTCCGGGGCGAGCCGGGGCTTCACTTCGAGGTGGCCGAGTTCGCCGCGGATTTCGCGAGCCATGTCGTGCGGCTGCTGCAGCGCCCGGAGACCCGGCGCGAGCTGGGTCGGGCGGGGCGCGCGTGCGTGGAGGCTCACTACACGTGGGAGCGCAATCTGGCCGGCCTCGAGGTCCTTCTTGCCCGGGCGGCGGGGCGGCCGGAACCGGCGGGCCAGGCGGCTGGCTGGCCGCCGAACGAGGTTCGCGCCTGGAGTTCCCACTCATGA